A genomic segment from Treponema sp. Marseille-Q3903 encodes:
- the rplM gene encoding 50S ribosomal protein L13 produces the protein METIFVKEYEQARKWYIIDAAGKPLGRVAAKAAYIARGKNKPSFTKNQLMGDFVVIINAEKALVTGGKEQKKIYYHHTGFVGGLRAHTYEKLLAKHPSKPMELAVAGMLPNGRLGRKMMDCVKIYAGAGHPHVAQNPQPVEL, from the coding sequence ATGGAAACTATTTTCGTCAAAGAATACGAACAGGCTCGCAAATGGTACATAATCGATGCAGCCGGAAAACCACTTGGACGTGTAGCTGCAAAAGCTGCTTATATTGCACGTGGTAAAAACAAACCTTCATTCACAAAAAACCAGCTTATGGGTGACTTTGTAGTTATCATCAACGCTGAAAAAGCATTGGTTACTGGTGGAAAAGAACAGAAGAAGATTTACTATCATCATACAGGATTTGTTGGTGGGCTTCGTGCTCACACGTATGAAAAATTGTTGGCTAAACATCCTTCAAAACCGATGGAACTCGCTGTTGCCGGAATGCTTCCAAACGGTCGTCTTGGCCGCAAGATGATGGATTGCGTAAAAATTTATGCTGGTGCTGGACATCCACACGTTGCTCAGAATCCACAGCCGGTAGAACTTTAA